The Denticeps clupeoides chromosome 4, fDenClu1.1, whole genome shotgun sequence genome segment CAGTCCAAATGGATTTGGGAATTTGTACCTAAAGTTGCATACATTCTGAATCATCTGTCATGGtgtcctaggtggtggaatgaacttcccctagATTTTGGAACAGCTGAATCACTACTGATTTAGCCAAAAGCCATCCTTTTAGGGGCTCATATATATAAAGTTGGGTCCTGAGTTATTAAACTACTGGAATTTGCCGCTTGGGCCCTACTGAAATGAGGGATTACAAAAATAGTGATCTTAAAGCACTAATGTAAATTCACTCCGGTTAAGAGCAACtgccaaatactgtaaatatctTTGGAATTAGGTACATTTAGGAATAATTGGGCACAACAATACTGTTGCAAAAATTAAGCCATCTGAAAATGACCAACTAAACATTATTGTGTAGCAtttttcatgttaaaaaaatcagAGGTGGTTGAGCATAGACCAAATATTTGTTGTGTCAGAATGACTCAGGTTTTTCTTGCTTTTCCATAATGGTGAAGGAACTGAACCCCATAATTGAAAGATGactttgagcaaggtactgtcctaacacactcacaaaaagtgatgggttaaatgcagaggacacacttcaccgtgtgctgtgcaataATATGATCAAACATTCACCTTTATTTGAAGGTATCATTTATTGTAGATTTTCAGAATGATAAGAAGTTGTTTATAGAGGTGGTTGTGGAGATTTGAGGATCAAGCAATAGCTTAACATCCTTATTcttgtttaaaaatgtgtttttatcaaAAAGCAAAGATGGCATTATGACTCTGATTTCTCTTAACATTTTTACAGAGgaaaaatatttcttaaaaaaattcttAGACAAAAATCTAAGGGGATTGTCAAAGACCTTTATTATTAGTCAAACCAGATCTGGATGGGAAATTTTCCAAATGCAACCTGAAAATGCGTCACTCTACTTTTGACACAACATTGCAGAGTAACAGGTAAATATAGTGGTGGCCTTGTAGTTGGGTTCTCctatggctgttgtggagaTCACATGGGGGGCAGAGGGTCACCAGCCAGCTATAATTTTTGCTGGCACGTATGGAATGTGCAAGCCTGTTCCAGTTCTAAAGAAGAGATGGACAAGGGAAAAACACAATTAGACTATATTTACTACTCTTGTATGTACTTTGCACAATGAAACTGCCTGTTGAGATTATACCTGATTCGCTGTTGGGACATTTCCTGAGAGAGTTCATGGCATTCATATACTCGCTCCCTAGGAAGTCCTGGTAGCTCTTGCCAGATGGAATTGTCTGGAGACATTTTGTGGAGTCCTTAAAGAGAAGGTTCTTTCCATCACTTGACTGAAACATTTTGAATGAAGCTTGGACACTGGAGCCGAACTTATTCTGAAAGGGAACAAAGAGTAGCCAAtgtgttaagaaaaaaaaagaataatcaaTACCTACTGTAGTTTGAATGTACTCACCTGCTGCTGTTTGAGGATGTCAACCACATCATTTTGTTTCTCTGGACGAGTGACCACAGCATGGGCAGGCACTTTGGCCAGATGGCAGTCGCTGTACTGAGAGATGTCACGGGTTTGGCCTTTACAGATCAGCTTAAATTCAGAAGACTTGAAGCCTTTAGCCCAAGAAGGACCATTACCTGGACAGAAAAAGGGAGAATCAGTTAAATGAAAAGCATATGAACCCTGGTATGAGATGATGAGTTCAGTGCATTCTCTCACCATCTGTGTTCTCTGTCACAGTGCTGTGTTTTATGAAGGCCACATCACCCTTTCCTTCTGCTAGACACCTAAGTGAAGAACAAAACAATTTGCTCCAACCTCTGAGAATTTACATATCAACTTGCAAGTTAAATGTCACCTGCCATCTACCTGAAGGCACCAGCATAGCCATAGAACTTCTCTTCTGCACTTGCTTTGCACTTGTGATCCTGTCCCACTGCATCCCCTTCTTTTCCTTCACAAAGGGCACAAAGATTGGAGCCTGCTGGGGAACCGGGGGCACAGCTCTCACTGAAGAATTTGGCTGGTGAGCAAATAAACAGCGCATAAGTGATTGCAGAAACACAATGACTTCATAatcacaaataatacaaaaaagatGAACACTTCCACAAACATAGACACTTACAGAAGTCACACTCTTTAGTGTCCTGGTGCAGGAGACCCATGGGTACGTTCCAGCCAGCTGTGCGACCCAGGCCTGTGTGACAGGACTTCTTATCCCTGAGGTTTTCCCAAGTAACACCTGAGGCCGCCTTTACAACTGCCACAGCATAGTAGGACGAGGCTGCCTCTGAAGGGGTTGGAGAACGATGCAGACACAGCGAGAATGATTTTATGTAcatggtttgtgtttttttgtatgtgtgtgtgtgtgtgtgtgtgtgtgtgagtgagtgggttaAAGAAGAGcaaatatgttcattttttgACAACAACAAAATGCTGGTAAAACTTACCAGGGCTATCGGCCTTGCAGGATGCTGTGAAGAGGCCAAGGGATGTTTGTTATTGTAAAAACCTTAATTACATGTTAGTAGACCATTTCATATACCATTAACTGACCATGTATATTTCtgacaattaaataattaataactattacatcaatttaaaaaatatgcgTACCATCCTCATACTGCTCTACCATTACAGGGACCAGTCCACATTTTCCTGCAGAGtaaacctctcctccatcaaTGGCCATGGCATCTGCTTCTTTACGCTTTAAGGAATTGAGGGATAATGAAGGGTAAATGGAGATTTATATTATATACTCCCACATGAGGTTTTTGGTGCTTACCATGATCTTCTTCAGGCATTCATCCACTGATGCTGCAGTCTCACACTCGATCCGAGAGCTCTCACCATCCACACTGTTGACGCTCCAGatgtcacattttttcttttccgcTTGACCCACAGCACACCACTTAATGGCCTGAGAGCTGCTGTCAGATGTCCTTTCTGGTGAAAAAGGACATTCATGTTAAATATCTTTAAGCCTACCCAAAGGTCATCAACCCTGGCATGAAGATATTGAAGAATAAATTCTACATCACCTTCCTTCAGGGACCGAATGATGCTCATGTATTCTGCTCCCAAGTACAGGAAAGAGTCAGAGGTCTTGGGCAGTTGTACCAGTTTTACAGTGGAGTCCTTGAACATCAGGTTCTTGCTTCCATAGTTTTCAGACGAGAAAAGATTGAAGTCCTAAAATATAccaaaaaacataaattcaaTGAATctttttaaatttgtattaattataaACATTAGTCCTATGGTTAGATGTGTCAGCATCATGGAAGGCATTGTTTTTCACATTTAGTACATTTagtattcatttttaaacatacaatgtgtgtaaatgagtgtgtAAAGGGTATAGAAAGCATTGGTTGTTTACCTTGATTGCTGTCAGGCTGGTGAATATGCGATTGGCCATATCAGGGTCCTTACGACTGACCACAGCGTGTGCTGGTACTTTGGCCAGGTGACAGGTTTTGTACTCATCAATGCTCTTTGTGGTGCCATCTTTGCATAGCAGCTTGTAGtcctgtttctctccctctacagagcaaaaaaaaagttgattcagaaaaagaataaattcTAGAGGTTCATCTGAGGTCATTCCAAAACCTTAAGACACACTTACGAGGTATGGTCAAGTGTTTTACAAATGCTACATCACCCTTCCCGTCCTTCAGACACcttaaacacattaaatattattGTGAGCAAATAAGCAAAGGATTCAGCCAAAGTAGTAACTGCTTTTGAAACAACCGCAGAGCAAATGCCCTTCTTAGCTTACTGGAAGGCCCCATGGTAGTCATAATAAGGCTCCTTGTGGGATCTGGAGCAGTCTCCTTTGCAAAGGCTGCACAGTTTGGAGTTCTTATCTGCGCCTGGGACACAGCTGTTGGAGAAGAAACCTTCCACGGCTGCAACACAATCATCCGAGCATGACGTTAGGTCCACTATTTTTAATAACAACAAAACCATGTATCTGTAGACCTACCAGACATTTGTACCAATGAAACCACTTACCTTTCTCTATAGGCTTGTCGTCAGTTCCAGCCCACTGAATTTCTTTTTGCGCTACCAGTGTTCCGATTGGAATGTTCCAACCAGCTGACTTTCCCAAGCCTGTGTGACATGACTTTGTCCCTCGAAGTGTCTTGAAAGTGACATCACTGTCTTTCTTTGCCACTGCAACAGCGTAGTAGCATGTGACTGAACCTAAGCAGAATGAAAAGGGGTGTGGATAGGGAGTTGTGACAACTTGGATGTCCTGTAGgctgttgagacaaaccatgaACAGTTATATTGACCGTTCAGACAACAGATAGTACCTTCACCATAATCCTCTGCAATGATAGGATGGAGATCATAGTTTTTAAGGCCAGCTGTGTAAATATCACCACCATCAAGGGTTATGGCATCTGCTTCACCATTCTAAGACATAAGTAAAGACAATTTGAGACAATGATCAGCAATTATAAAGAACAGGTAATATTTTCAACCAAAGGCAGGCTAGCCTTAGGATTATTCCTTAAACTACCATGTAGACTTTGATCTGTGAATTATGCAGCATTAGCCAACTTAAAAAAGTCTCAAGGATCATAACAGAAGTATACAGTAATAGTTAATATCTTACCTTAATAGCTTTAATGCAGGCATCTGAATTGTCTAGTTTGATGCACTGAAAATCTTGTGATTTTTGTACCATGTCTGAACATTTGCGGAACTCTTGGTCTGACTTGGTGCACCACTTGATTTTAGGTTCAGAGGGTGCTGCCAAGGCTGAAgctgaaaaaagacaaaagtaaaATCATGCATGCCATCTGAATCACATCACATTTTCCTTTCAGCAAATCTAAACATTGGAGGATTGTTGTATTCTTATTGACGTGTTCATCGAATATTTACCCAGGCATCCTAGAAACGTGCAAATAAGGGCCGTGTTCATGGTGGTAGAGCTGCAATCCCACAAGTGTCTCCAAGGGTGTGCGTCTCCAGACACACTGAGCAGACCGAACTCAGTGCGATGCAAGCTTTTATAGAGCAcagagtgtgtgggtggggtTATGTGAAAAGGGGACATATACAGTTTGCTCAGGGTTCTTCTAATGAATACTGCATAACAAGATAGTGTACCCAGAAGTTttctttttgacttttttttataagtaAAATACAATTCGATTTTTAAAATTGATTGCATAGTAGTTTTAATAGATTGTTACTTTTCACAGTGTACCCTGCATCAGCATTTATGGCACATTatgcacatacatataaacTGGTACAGGTACATCAACCCTACATGATTGCatgattaaaacaaataatcAGGTCATAATTCGAGCCctcatttaaaattatttaaaatattccaAACCCTAATGTATAACTGAACAAAAGTATAACTTGCAatcttttaatttaaatttacaatTTTAACATTATGCTTAACATTATGCTCATTACAATGAATGCTATTCTTTTGGAATGTGTCCAACTATGCCAGATAAGAGGTAGATTGACCCATATGAGTCTTGTTTACAGAGTCAATATTACTCAATTC includes the following:
- the tfa gene encoding transferrin-a, whose product is MNTALICTFLGCLASALAAPSEPKIKWCTKSDQEFRKCSDMVQKSQDFQCIKLDNSDACIKAIKNGEADAITLDGGDIYTAGLKNYDLHPIIAEDYGEGSVTCYYAVAVAKKDSDVTFKTLRGTKSCHTGLGKSAGWNIPIGTLVAQKEIQWAGTDDKPIEKAVEGFFSNSCVPGADKNSKLCSLCKGDCSRSHKEPYYDYHGAFQCLKDGKGDVAFVKHLTIPQGEKQDYKLLCKDGTTKSIDEYKTCHLAKVPAHAVVSRKDPDMANRIFTSLTAIKDFNLFSSENYGSKNLMFKDSTVKLVQLPKTSDSFLYLGAEYMSIIRSLKEERTSDSSSQAIKWCAVGQAEKKKCDIWSVNSVDGESSRIECETAASVDECLKKIMRKEADAMAIDGGEVYSAGKCGLVPVMVEQYEDASCKADSPEAASSYYAVAVVKAASGVTWENLRDKKSCHTGLGRTAGWNVPMGLLHQDTKECDFSKFFSESCAPGSPAGSNLCALCEGKEGDAVGQDHKCKASAEEKFYGYAGAFRCLAEGKGDVAFIKHSTVTENTDGNGPSWAKGFKSSEFKLICKGQTRDISQYSDCHLAKVPAHAVVTRPEKQNDVVDILKQQQNKFGSSVQASFKMFQSSDGKNLLFKDSTKCLQTIPSGKSYQDFLGSEYMNAMNSLRKCPNSESELEQACTFHTCQQKL